A stretch of DNA from Cryptococcus neoformans var. neoformans JEC21 chromosome 13 sequence:
GTGGGAGGACCAAGAGATTGGCGGGTGAGTTTAGCCGGGTTGGCAAGGTTAACAGGAGGTTcaggggagggagagggggaaCGGTGAGGTCGAAGAGTGTGGGAAGCCATATTGTGCCAGTTGTGTAGATTGATTAGATCAGTTGCTTCAGGAGTAGTATAACACGAGTTGATGACCAGCCGTCAGACGGACCTGCACCGGGACTGTGTCGCCAAGGTTAGCTAGGCATGAATGAGTGACGTGCGACCCACAGAATATAAGGTCTATGCCACGAGATAAAACAGGGTGCGGGGCCAATTAGGAGCAATTTGTACCAATGACAGGGGAAACATGTAGTTGAAGAGGGATAACAAAGAAAGACATGCCATGCCAGCATCAGCGCCACATTCTCTTCTACAACTTCAGACTCTTCCTTTGATGGGGCGACGCGCTTCCCTTCTCAGCGGGCACGCGTCTGCTTCACCGAAGGAGAGGCATGGACTCACTGCGTTGGTAGAGAGCGTGAGTGGGTGGGATTATGAGACTATGTGCAGGATTGTGAGGCCTGCTCTTCGTTATAAGTAAAGAGTTTGGACGTTTCTGCGTGATGTAATATGGGAATAAAAGAGAAAATATACGTAAGTACGCTGCACCACCACCCCGGCGGGGGACCAGCAGCGACGCGCTTCGACAACGCACAAATCCAGTGTCCGTGTGGCGAATCAGTTTTCTTAACTGTGCTTTGTTATATTAATTACTTTACTAATCGAATTTTTAGGAATAGGGCGGCCGGACCTGAAATGCTGATTAGAAGCTGTCAGGACCTGGGGGTTCCTCCTCCCTATTAAGTGGCCGTTCCGGTGACTTAAGCACCACATAAGTAATGGTCTTTTATTCTACATACCCAAGAACAGCAGTTGATTAATTGATATGCATGCGTGGCTCCATTTGGGGGGCGCATTTCCGTTGCCCCTTTATTTACTCGTTGAAATCGGCAATCCCAAATCGCTCATCATTAATTGGTGCTgaatcctttccttcttctgaaAAAAGTCTCCTCCGTTGTTTACTATAATATAGCCAATGAGTACCAAAAAGGACTACAGTTGAGATGGTCGAGTCTTCAAAATAAACGAATGAGCTAGAGTCAACGCAAGGAAGAGTTAAGTCACATATATAACCGCTGGTTGCCCCGCCACCACCGTTGTTTGTGTTAAGAAAGACGGACTTTTTCACCACCTGTCACTCATCATAGTCCTTGTTCCTCGCACGTGATGCTGTAATGTGATCCCTTAGCTCTTGGGAACTTGAAGTTTCAGGCGGCGATGCACTACGCAGGCCATTTCAGTCACAGCTCATAAAAATGCTCTACTTTTCATCCTATCATCATTGTTGACCTATGCATTTTCCTTGGGTTTTTATCTACAATAGGACAACTTCAAATTCCTTCTTTTATAAGGTTTCGCCAAGCTAATCGCCCGTTAACCTGTTCACCTCTCATGGAGGtccatttcttttctcacCGGTATATAACAACAGAAGAGAGTAAAAGAAAGATAATGTCCAAATGGTTTGTCCTATAGGGAAAGGGAGTAATGGTATATCAACCAAGTAAGTGTGTACAATTTGCCCAACTAAAgtgaaaagagaaagagacTAAATCAAAGTTAACGAAGGGGTATCGCGCAAGAAGGGGTTTAGGTCGTGTAAACATCATTCACAAATTGATCAATGACTCTCAACATCCCTTAGATGTTGATGGCCCCTAACAGGAGACCCAATCCTAACAACCCTCCCATCCACTCCACCCTCTTTCCTGCAGAAGTCTTGGCCCCACCCTTGGACGTACTTCCCCCTCCGgatccttcttttccgtTACTAGTGGACAAGGTTCCCACGTCCACCGTGGCACTTCCAGAGCCTATTATACTCGTCGGATACGTCGATGTCGCATCCTCCGAAACGCTGCTTTCCTCGAGAGCCTCGTCAGTGAGGTATACTAGGGCCACAGAAGGTGCAGGGACAGGCACAATGCAGGCACCTCCATCGCAGGTAATGGTAATCGTTTCAAGGTCGCCGTACAGTCTTCCGTCAGAAGCGAACGACTGACCAAGAGTTTGGTTGGCCCAATAAATATCGTATTGCTCGCTCACACTGGCGGCTCGGAAATATCGGACCTGTACCTGGGTCGGGCTCTGGTTTTGGATGTCGATGGTAACGTCAAGATCGCTGCCCCCAGTGGAGTCATCGATAAAATTAAAGAGCACCATACGAGCGACAGCGTCGTTCTCGTAGATGGCATAGATGGGGTGGTAAATGTTATTGGCGTCGTACTCGGGTAATGGAGTGAGATCCACCACTTGCGAAGCGTTGGATTTGCCAAATGCTTCGGCAATGACGAGAGTAGGGTAGTAAACGGATCCGGGAGTCCACTGGCGCGTACTGGAAAGGTtggaagggggaggagtGAAGGGCTTTCTCAGAAATAAGCCAAAAGTATCCTGATCGAAGAAGTGTAGGAAAAAGCTTACGTTGTAGTAGACATTTTGACCGCCGACGTGCATTAAGGCGGCAGAAAAGTTGGCGTACGCCATTTGAAGGGCAAAATCGGTCATCCTGATATTCTATCAGTAATTCTCCCTTATTTTAATGTTCATCAAACGCACCACATGGCAGCACCAAAGCTGTCACTTAAACCAGCAAAACCACCACAACTCGCCGTGTTCGTCTCCAACATCACCAATTCCTTGCCAGCATTTTGCACCAGGACTGAATCCGCAAGGTATTCTCCTACAAGCGCTTGAGCACTAGTATGATTCAAGAAATCACTGAAAATGTCTTGAGCTTCGATTACTTTACCGTTGACTTTACAATTGTTTGTCGGGTAGTGCTGCACGGTAACCGCTGACAATCTGTCAACGTTTTCATCGAGCCAGCCGGCATTGATAAGGTCTGAAAATTCGAAGCCGGGAACATTGCAGCATAGAGAAGGGCCGAGGAAAGCATTGTTATTGAGCAGAGAACCATTGGAGACAATGGACTTGACTACGTCATCGTACTCAGTGACGAAATCGCTAACACCCCAGCCTGTAGATCGGTGGTTATGATTGACATATCTGCTACCTGTCAGCGCGCTGTACTCATCTTTTCTATGGAGTTGCTTACAAATCAGGTTCATTTCCCACACTTAAGCCTAAAAGACTGTCACCCAAAATTTCTTGCGCCCAATGAGCGGCAATAGGGATGTTCCCGGTGGGCGAGTCCACATCGGACTCGTTGAAGGCCAATCCAAAATACCATTCTGCTCCTACAAGGGATGTAATGTTGGACATGATGTAAAACAGTTCAGGGGAATAGTTGATGAGAGGCGTGTCGGTCTAAGCTCAAGGTCAGTCACGCTACTCTTTCGCCCTTTCGATGTCCGTGTATAATGAGACTTACAACGCCCGAGCTGACTTTTATCTTTTCCATGGCAACACCGCCCTCCAGCCCATCAACAAATATCGTACTTCCTTCCTGACTATTTCCTCCAACCCTGATAATTGGTCCTGCCCCCGCCCGATTTTGGATGTTGGCCATGAAATTCAAGAAAGGCACCTTGAGGTTACCCGATGAACTTCCTAGCAGACTAGTGGCAACGGACAGTTCGATGGAGAACCCAAGGAAGTTACCTTTTTGAGGTATGGACAATGACAAACCTTCGCTTGCTACTCCAGCACCATCGGACGGGATAgtgagggaaagggaagtgACTGCAGGGGACGGAGGAGCCGGAGGAGTGAGCCGAGTTGGGTCGTATGCCGCTAAGCCGGTGTATGTCTCGCTGGCGGCTAGAGAGGATGTTGCGGTAGGCGTAGTATCGGTGTAGAGTGTGACTTCGTCGGCAAGGACGGtgtgagagaagatggatagaatggagaagagggcgagggtgaaggagaaCGGGATTTGTGATAATAAGACCATGGTgtgatggatgaggatgccAAAGGTGAATGATTATATGAAGATATAGAATAGGCGTTGGATGTTATGGTTTTAGAACAATGAATGTATGGGGGATAGTTGTAACCTGGTGTCTGGTGTATCTctgatggatttggataGATTCCTGTCTCCCATCAATGGCTGGGGCCTTGGGAATGCTCGGAGATGTTATCGGATGTCGAGTATTATTGGTTGGATGCTTTGGGTATTATACGGCACAAATTATACAAACAACGATCGGCTAAGGTCCGGGCTGAAGCGTTGATGAGGACGTGCGAGATCTTGAGGCGTCCAGGCGCTCGACAGAACCCTGGCCACTATgtatgggaagaggatggaattTAAAACGATTTAACAGGAAATGCGGGCAGTTGTAAAACGGGATGTGCATGTTACAGTCATGCTTGGGTAGGTCGCAATCCTTCGTATTTCCCTTCCTAtcgccctcttccttcttcctcttcactctTTCCATCACAAAGGAAAATCGATTTACCATCTTGGGTAAACAGAAGGTCGGCTTGCACCGATTCACGGTCCTAAttaataaataataaataTTTATGCAATCAAAACAAACTTTGCTTCCGCGCATCCGTTCCGGTGGGGCCTGGACAGGGACCTCCAAGTCCCTGATGCCCTATTCCAGCGATTACTCGCTCACATGCACCCGTCATCTCCTCCGTTTCCTAACCCCCTTATTAATAGGCCATGTATGTGCCAGTTCATGTGATGCCTCCATTGCCAAGCGTCAAACTCAAAGAGAGAGCTCTGAACTTAATATCTGGCTATTTGATTGTGAACGGAGAAAAACAAGCTGAACCAAATATGCAATgcgaagaatggagaatGAAATAGAAGAGCAGAAGAATGGGCAGAAGAGCCAAGCCCAAACATCCTCCCAAAGCTCATGACGCCATAACGGCTTTGAGCTTGTTTGGGTCATCAGGGGAAAAGGTACAGATTACAGGGTAAACTAGAAAATCGGCTCCAGAAGAcaaaaagggcaaagagCAACATTCAACAGACCAACAGAAAATAAAACAAGCAAAACAACGCGTACGAACGCGCTCGAGCATCTGCTGACATTTCGTGGATTTCAAGCCATGTAGGAACATTCCATTGCCTGTAATAACTGGAAGAGTGTCGTTGGTGCCCGACGTCGTTGATGCATATGCAGAACTTGTCATTCTTGCAAGCGACAACACCTGTAAGTGGCACGTGGACAGGGCCCCGGCGGAATAAACAACAGCAGGGGTgagggatgggagaaggaagttCAAGAGTTGGCAGTAGGCAAAATTAAAATACATTTAAAATttatatatgtatgattTTATAAATTCACTTTAAATTTATTATTatgcttttttttcctctatCTTTTCCACCAACATTTCAATTACTTAAAATTGATTTATTTTAAATTTATATTTATGTTTTTTCTTGTAGGTTTTTGCTTAAATTAACTGCTGTGCTGTATGTAGATGACCAAAACTAACCCGGGGGGCCTCATTCGTACCACAATCAGCAGCATAAGGCTGGGTAGAAATGGACTGAGCTCGTAAACTTCTACAGCGCAGCATCTGTCGTTGAGAGTAGACGGTTGTTAATATGTATCCTTGTTTTCTGAAACATTCACTCTGGTAggcgcttcttcttcatcagcatATATAATATAGTTCATTATAAATTAGATGGACATGGTGTCATTATCGACAGCGCTTCGAGGGAACTTCCGTTCACACTCTCAACCATTCTGATCTCGTTAATCTAACAGGGACAAGGATCCCAAAAACTAACAGCACTTCAACATACAGCACTTTGTTTGTCCGCTCTCTTTATCCCATTCTCGCGAGGCTCTTCTGAGAAGACTAGTGATTGACGCCATCTCTCGTATCATGGTGCACAAGCATCGGTCCGCTATCAGTTTGAGCGAGAAGTCGTAAAACTAAACGATCAGACTTGACAGTAGAGTCGCTAAtcatggaagagaaggagtaaGCAGAGGATTGGGAATACTCTGATGGACTAGATTCGTGGTCACGCTCGCTTTGATGGTCgtgagagaaagagggtaAATCGAAGGCAACGATCTGTGACGAGGAAGTATCAGAATCTACCCATTCATTGCGCTGAAGTGGGATTGTGAGCGGAGGTGGTCGGTGGCCACTCGATGTTAAAGAGACCTGACGAGATGCCTTTGGCGAATTTCCAATTACTTTTGTAATTGCCGCTGGCGATCGTTTGCAACTAAAGTTATCATCTGGATCATCCTGCGTCATCTGTGTCGGCTTTAAAGGGGAATGAGAGATATTGAGAGCATTTATTGCTGACTTATGGCTTGCTATTGGCTTGATAGGTTCGGGCTGGGTGAAATGGCGATCCTTGGAAAGTATCGCACTTGCTGGTTCTGACCTGGTGGCATTATTATTCACTGGTGTTTTGCTGCTGGTTACCTGCCAAGGTAGCCACTTTTTGCCACAAGGATCTATCTCACAATCCGAAGGAGGACATTGCCGGggctcttttttttccgtGGTTAAATTCTTTATTTCTTCAGTGGGtcgttcttccttcccttgcCAAATAGCCCTCTCAACCTTTTTGAGAGACACGCCCTGTGATAAGATCTGGGCCTGTTTCTTAAGCCCGCTATTATCTTTCCCGCTTTTGGGGTCTCCCTCAGCTTCATCGACCGCCGCTTGCCCTTTACATTCGCTTTCACCCTTATTCATGGTCTCCATCATTATTTGGGCTACCAACCCTCGCCTTTCAGCTTTGGCTTTCCTTTTCCGTCTTGTGTCATCTTCAACGGTGTCGTCATTGGCTGCTTTGGCTAG
This window harbors:
- a CDS encoding expressed protein, with the translated sequence MVLLSQIPFSFTLALFSILSIFSHTVLADEVTLYTDTTPTATSSLAASETYTGLAAYDPTRLTPPAPPSPAVTSLSLTIPSDGAGVASEGLSLSIPQKGNFLGFSIELSVATSLLGSSSGNLKVPFLNFMANIQNRAGAGPIIRVGGNSQEGSTIFVDGLEGGVAMEKIKVSSGVTDTPLINYSPELFYIMSNITSLVGAEWYFGLAFNESDVDSPTGNIPIAAHWAQEILGDSLLGLSVGNEPDLYVNHNHRSTGWGVSDFVTEYDDVVKSIVSNGSLLNNNAFLGPSLCCNVPGFEFSDLINAGWLDENVDRLSAVTVQHYPTNNCKVNGKVIEAQDIFSDFLNHTSAQALVGEYLADSVLVQNAGKELVMLETNTASCGGFAGLSDSFGAAMWMTDFALQMAYANFSAALMHVGGQNVYYNPFTPPPSNLSSTRQWTPGSVYYPTLVIAEAFGKSNASQVVDLTPLPEYDANNIYHPIYAIYENDAVARMVLFNFIDDSTGGSDLDVTIDIQNQSPTQVQVRYFRAASVSEQYDIYWANQTLGQSFASDGRLYGDLETITITCDGGACIVPVPAPSVALVYLTDEALEESSVSEDATSTYPTSIIGSGSATVDVGTLSTSNGKEGSGGGSTSKGGAKTSAGKRVEWMGGLLGLGLLLGAINI